Below is a window of Malus domestica chromosome 13, GDT2T_hap1 DNA.
GGAGCAACTGCTGGATGACTTGGAAGGATGATTTCTCTGCTATATTGTAGTTCTAGTAGGATTGACGAGAATCATGTTAGTTATGTCGATGTCGTGACAATGGGTTTTATTAGAAACTTGGATTGGATGACTTGGACATCATTTGCATCGGCTTTCTCACTTCTGCGTGCTAAAAATTAGAGGTTGCTTTCCTACTTTGAAGTTGCCATATTATATCtgtttatatatgattttaTGTGAACTCTTTCTTTGTGGTTGGATTTTCATTGTTTGCATTAGATGTTCCtaaagtttgtttgttttgatttgagGTGTATTTTCGGCTAAAACGGCTTCGTTTCAACACTTACTGCATCTTAGCGCTCACAATTTCTATCTCTGCTCTGCATCCATCGAAGTCTTCTTCTTGCACGAACTTTGGTACTTTGGTTGCACGCGACACCTTTTTATTGCATTCTTCTCCAGCAGAGCTTCATGAACACCCTTTTTTGTTGGTTCaagaagatgaagttgtttgtCGCCTTCCCCACCTTGGCACCTCTGCACAACATGTACGTTGGATGTCTACGCGTTAATCTGCTTCTCTTTCCTTGAGAAATTTGGACGCAACTGGCCAAATTAGAGTGTGTCATCATCTACCGTGTATCACAGTAAGACTCCACTTCTTAGTTCTCCACTTGCTGATCGAAGAAGGTGAGTTTGGTTCTCAGTGGTTGAGAGTTGAGCATTTATGGTAGTAGTCTTTGAGCGAAATAGTATGGTTGGTTAATCTACTGACTAAGTCCCAATGAGCTGACGATCTTTTTTGCTTGTGGAGTCCGTTTCACCCCCATCATTAGTCACAAAGGCTTGGTTTTTGACATCTTCTGGTTGCGGTACTCTTATTTGTGCAGCATAATTCAAACCTACCACATACTATACAAGACTAACcattctttttttattgtatGTTCTTTGTTTGACTATTGTAATTAACGATCCAATTAGTGGATGTTGCGAACAGTTAAAAGAATCGAATACCATATTCTGAACAATATCTTGTGCGTAATCGTGCCTTGTTAGCGGATGCTGCAAATAATTAAGAATCTAATGCCATATTTTGTAATTTACGTTGGGGATCAAGTCTAATGTTGATCGaacaaagcatgtggaggttAATTGATATTTGtcaaagaaaatcttaaaagAAAGAATGTGTTTATACCGTTTGTGAATTTAGAGGACCAGCAGGTTCATGTTCTTACTCAGGTAGTATCTAGTAAAGGTTTTTTTAGGACCCAATTATCACATTGGGCATCTATGATATCTACGCACAACTTGAGGGGAGTGTTGATTTGAGTCCTAAATTGTAAATATTCTAGGAGTCCTATTTTAGATAGGATGAAGATTTGTTTAATTGTAATCTCTGTTGTATTTAGTTTTCATATCCTTGTAATTATATTCCTTATAGAATAAGGCAAACATGCGTGTCAGGGCTGACTTTGAGAATTTGGGGGCCCTATGCAAAAGTCAATTGGAGGCCTTAAAAAGTACTTAAGAAAAAGTACttaagaattttatttttttatttttttgtttgaaaaaataattttagttttcatttgagTTTCTTTAAATTCTAATAGcacaaacaaatttaacaaatcaACAAGTGGAAAGGTAGCGTATTGTTTTTCCTTAACTATTTAGAGGGTAAAGATTTGAATTTTCATGTTATTATGTagaatttttatattattttgtggAAACTTatgcatttaataaaaataaactaaaaaaaaggaTGGAGACAAGTTTCAAACCCATCACCTAAGCCGATGTAAAGAAGCTGTAATACCACTTGCTCTTATACTCACGTTTATAATATTATACACATACtgctatatatacgtatatacatgcaaatttgaaaaatcGGGAACCTTCCGATTTGGGGGCCCTGTGTGGTGCCATCACTTGCACCCGCTCTGGACCGGCCCTGATGCGTGTATATTGTAAACCTTAAATAATAAATGAAGTAACGAAGTATTTTATCGTATTTCTTCTCTTTGTACGCGTTTTGTTGTAAATCACCTAGGTCTAATCTACATGGAGGGAGTTTTTAACTTGGGTGCAACGGGACATGCACGCAGCCTTGACCTAACcataaaaaagaattaaaattgcAGAGTAAAGTTCAAGTGGCTGAACAATGGTGTCATTTAATTTGTCCTCTGCTCTTTGGAAATTTCATTAATACCCAAAACTGCTCAAATAGTTTAGTAAATGATGTGCTTTGGATTATCAGAAACCTTCAATTGTGAGTGGATCGAACTTGGAAGCGAACCCATGGAAATGGAAAGCTATCTTGTGATGAAGAATCAGAAGCTGGAAGCCTCCGGTATTCTCAGGAAAGCTCTTATAATCCCTGCCAGAAACATCAAATTCTTAACTTTCACAATCCTCACCTCCCTTCCTCTCTTCTGTTTCCTGATTTACTATGAATCCCATCTCCAGAAAATCATGGTTGAAACCTTGAAAACCCTAAACCTGCCGCCGCGTGAGGCCGGCATGAACCGCTACTTGACTTACTTCAGGTTGAGTTGGTCCATTCCAGTTGAGGTATCCAGAAAATTGAACCGAGATTTTCCCAATGAGTTATTTTATCTGGGGTTTCTCTTTGTGGTGCCTCTTCATCTCCTCCATTTCGTAACTGCGATTCCGATCGTTTACTTGGGATCTAAGATACACACAGAAGAGAGTCCAGTGATGACTAtaagagaaatggtgaaaaaaacCTTTGACAAAACAAGGCTGAAGGGAACTTTTGTAACATTTTCTTATGTCCTTGTGTTGTCAAGTTATACTCTGCTAGGGCTGACATGGCTAGGAATAACCTACTATGCTGTCTTCCGAAACTTCAATGATTTCGATGCTTTGTTCTATGCTGTACTGTGTTGGCCGGCATTTGTAGGGGTTGTGGTAATGTATTTGGCATGGAGTTCTGTGTGGAATGTGAGTGTTGTGATTTCGATACTGGATGGGGCGGGCGGAATCAAGCCGTTTGGTCAGGCGATATATTTGAGCAGCGGATGTGAGTGGAAAGGGTTTAGTTTGAtgctcattttctttttctgggaaATAAGTTTGAGGTTGCCTTGCCTCTATTCCGGCTGCTACAAAAGCAGGAATTATTTTGGTGGTATTATTGCACAGGTTTGCTTGTTCTGCTTTGGGAATGTGCTGAAGTGGATTGTCTGCATGATATATTTCTACGATTGCAAGAATCGCGCGGTGGAGAAGAAATTGAAGATGCAGGCTAAGAAGAGAGGTGAAAGCAATGGATGAATATTCTGGTTTCTTGTAGCTCAATTTGTAACTTTCATTTGGTGGTTTTAATGAATGTATTACTTGGAAATGAAATTGTGAAGATGTTGCAACCCTTCATATAATACTATTGCAGTTTGGATGCATCCTTCCATCAAATTATATGTCTTTCTCTTTTACCATATTGATAAGAATTTGACATTTTGCGGCGCCATTGCTAAGGCAACTGTATTATCTCATCGGAATTTCAAAGCGTCCAACAATCTACCGAAACAAAACCAGTAACCACATTGCTGTTACACTGAATTATGTATTACTGCATTGTTGTTACACAGGGTAAGAATTGGTAAATTTTGGTTCTTCCACAAAGTAGGCCGACCTTTTTTCGTTATCTTTTGTGAGCCAAGAGACAAAGTCAAGGATATAACAAACCAATGGCCCCCTTTACATGTGAAAATTAACAACTTTGGGGCCATGGTAGTAATGTTGTAATTAGTCGAGAAACAAATGGGGTTGTTTCAAGAAGAGTTAAAAGCGCTTTCTGACAATTAAAAGCGCTTTCTGACAATTAAAAGCGCTTCGAAATTTGGCAGAAAAACTTACATAGAAATGTTTTTGGGATACAGAGTACTTCCGAGTGGCCTTTTTAGGAAGCActtgaattttaataaaattctcAATGTATTTGTATCAAAAGcactttcagaaaagaaaaacaaaagtttaTGAACATAAGCAATTCCGAACGAGACTTAAAGTTTAAGTCAAGTCTACCCTTGgctctccttcaaatattcaatAGGCTGAAATCATCAAGAAAGACTTTTTCTGTTGATGGTGGTTGGGGTGGACTTGAGTCTTGACTTGGACTTTTCCGCATTGCTAATTGCATCAAGAAAGACTTCAAAGACTTCATGGTCATTTAGAAATTCACGGTTGTATATGAAACCGTGTGGATTGAGCTTGGAAGTGAAAGCAATGGAAAGCAAcctgttggagaacaattcagaaataaacagaacttgaaattcacaattttatTTCACAAAAGGTACTTGCTATACAGAATGAAAAGTATACAATAAATACagaaattaatataagaatGTCAACggtactaacttgattacagaaggtaAAGGCTAGCGTAAAAGCTATGTCATTCGAACAGTAATTCCAAGGcacactcttgtgcttgtggttctataacgtctgctcgaccaggatacaactacctaatcctataacccgcactggattatagaattctagcgaattgctttgtgtgtttactctctctggaaagtttgtacggaagaaaagaaagaagaaaagatgatTCATTTGGATACCATGGATTGCAGATATATAGGCTGTTTCACACCCTTTCAAATACCAGTTCAGTGTATTTGAAGGTTCACAACTCTTTTCTAAGAGCTGTGtcttttaatcaaaacgtttttaattaataataaattaattaaaaacttaatccgaaaattaaaattaatgaatcagattaattttaaattccaaggcacactcttgtgcttgtggttctataacgtctgctcgaccaggATACAATTACCTAATCCTATAACCCGCACTagattatagaattctagcgaattgctttgtgtgtttactctctctagaaagtttgtacggaagaaaagaaagaagaaaagatgatTCATTTGGATACCATGGATTGCAGATATATAGGCTGTTTCACACCCTTTCAAATACCAGTTTAGTGTATTTGAAGGTTCACAACTCTTTTCTAAGAGCTGTGtcttttaatcaaaacgtttttaattaataataaattaattaaaaacttaatccgaaaattaaaattaatgaatcagattaattttaaattccaaggcacactcttgtgcttgtggttctataacgtctgctcgaccaggatacaactacctaatCTTATAACCCgcactggattatagaattctagcgaattgctttgtgtgtttactctctctggaaagtttgtacggaagaaaagaaagaagaaaagatgatTCATTTGGATAccatgtgtttgtaccatacttgaccaatcccgaaactactgagcaccggttaacgttataccgtcaaggacccagaagagcttccctttaaccaggaggccaatcacaacgcgacacgtgtcgacatcagaagccaatcacagcgcgacacgtgtcaacatcagaagccaatcacaacatgacacgtgtcaatgttagaacaaaactagaaactctcttctataaatagggatcattatcccacaataatctctaatgtcattttgtactaaactattcactagaactcacaaaatgagagcttgaacctatgtatttgtgtaaacccttcacaattaatgagaactcctctactccgtggacgtagccgatctggatgaaccacgtacatcttgtgtttgcttccctgtccctattcatttacgtacttatcttcactagtgattgaagcaaccaagcgaaggtcacaaacctgacactttctgttgtaccaaagtcctcgctgattttgtgcatcaacatttggcgccatctgtgggaaagacacttactcccactctcttcagctttgttaagctggtttccaccactcgtacactttcttttggccaaacatctctctccaacatggggagcgaaagaagccatagcacacagaatgacacccccattggacctagtatgaatcaacgaaagcaggaaggaaatagagttactcttcaagctaaagtcgatgagttagaagctcagaacaacaagataatgATAAGGaacgaggtcctccaggagcagtatgaaaaacttttcgagatgcttcacgaggctaggcatgctcaagcacacaagctcgtcgcccctgctgaggtcaacaatcatctgaatgccccccaacacggagggtcaccgatatccaacacggacatccctgatagggatcgagctacacatcaatgtgataatcaacatgagacttctctcaaccaagatgcttcaacccgaagcagaaggagtagaggaaagcacctcctcacagaaggagtggaatgatcaaaagccgtctatcgcgattgtcgagacttcctaaagcaacgtcgagagaatcccatccacataagctcgaagatcaatgacccaagagtttTTGAAATACTCGGtcctctcccacgacccaggccagcagttaatctagggaatgggcaacaagtcccagaagaacatgaaggtacaggggactcggaaatgttccgacatactcactctaggagtcagtgtgacgagtccaaggaaaaatcatgctatcttgatcaaactttcctacttccaagaagcgatggggacttacggaagaaaacttcagtgatgcacgactccactcaggaccccctcgtcctacagctcctggaagaagtaaacaagttgaaggctgaacgtcaagccgagatacctgactggaaccaacccaggcttggccccctcacaagaaggatcctcaacacccccctcaaagcgaagacaaagtagaagcttgacttacaactctatactggaagggaagacccgattgaacaccttaacctctttgagtccaccatggtatactggagacacaccgatgaagaacggtgccttctcttcccctccaccctctctggcggagctttaaactggtattgccgtcttccacccgagacggtagactcatttgaagagttgaggaagttgtttgtctctcaacacatcttccagaccgatcgcttgcattccgcaaatgacttgtacactattcgccagaagccggacgagtcattacgaaagtatgctggccgcttcagccatgagtattcccgctgcgctgaggcaaatgacaagaccgccttcaaggccttcacggcaggcttacgtgactgtttcttcaagtacatgatcaatgccaacacttggaagacttactctgaggtgatggcacaagcttacaaccatgcctctaccgaggcaaggacatatcaagggaaaccccctacagtcaccccttatcagcaagtagggagtggaggccagatccaaccgaatgaaaagacctcaaccttccaaatggtagcagcacaccccccggcctcatttaatgcttcgccaagtcagcagacatatcaatcccagggcaaaaggaaagatttccatcctcaccaatctcattttaataaaaagaataaggggcactatcgcgataactcagtatatcgtcacaataacacccatccccaggcagtcaacacagtgggccaatcgcgtgtcaagacaggccctaccccgaggtatgagacatacacacctttgaacgctacatgTGCGGCCATCAACCCAGTATAGCTTACCtgttaccaaagccaaagccaaggcagccagattacaagtccacgaagaacacgggcgtgttttgctgctaccacgagtataatggccatgacggcgagaagtgcatcatcctccgtgatcatatcgaagctttggcacgtgaaggaaaaattaatcagttcctccttcaccctctaagggataaccgtaaccaacgccaggtgaatgtgatatactccataagcggcggcacacccatgtctgaatcttccaatagggccatgaaaaacaatgaacgaactttgagacatggccatcaagtgtttcacgtggaagacatcaggggaggcaagtatcaaaaacctaattgggatccaatatgtttctaccctgaggaagaaagaggtatcatctaccctcataacgatcCGCTGAttgtggaggctcacatagcaaattttgatgtgaaacgaatcctgatagacacaggtgcttcagtcaatatcatgtttgctgaagctttcaaggcacttaatgtagctgaacacttgctcgatcgctcgatttctcctatgataagcttctctcgcgatatcgtgcaacctttagggagtatacacttacccttcaccattggtacaagcccctacacagctactattaccactaacttcctagtggtcaattgcccgacggcatacaatgtcatctttgggcgcacatgcatcaatgatctcaaggccatggtatccacacatatgttgttgatgaagtttccaacccctttcggcaatggatacatcaggggagatcaacttagtgctcgatcatgttacaacacttcagttaagcaacaacacctgcctgtcctcaaggagaccctctctatacataaccaggtagtaaagaccagtccagatgaagccaactcggatcttcatgatggcaacagtcaacccgacgaccctcgagatgactcattcacccagcaagcacaacccgctgaagagttagagaatgtctctatctccaaagaccatccagatcgcatggtgaagattggcaccactttgtcaccacctattcggttgtcgctgatctcatttttacaagagaacgccgaggtcttcgcttggtcatataaagatatgccgggcatctctcccgatatcatctgtcaccacttgagtattgatcccaagaccaaaccagtaaaacagaagcgaagatcttatgatgttgaacgatacgaggcgatgaaagcagaagatGAAAAACTCAAgaacataggcttcgtccgtgaagttaATTagccaacatgggtagcaaatgttgtccttgttaagaaaaatccgaccaaggaaagtctcctgcttcaaaaggtcttgtagagaatgtgtgtcgactacaccgacctaaacaaatgatacccgaaggatagtttccccattcctctcattgatagacttatagactctacggcagggtgtgagctcttgagcttcatggacgcttattcaggatacaaccaaatcctcatgaacccctcagaccaagaacacacaaccttcactactgacaagggactatattgctacaaagtcatgcctttcggcctaaagaatgcaggagcaacttatcagagactagtcaatttaatgttcgccgaacagattaggaagagcatggaagtttacgttgatgatatgctagtcaagagcaaacatgctgaccaacacatcaccaacctatctgaaactttcaccattctaaagaggtatcgaatgaggttgaaccccaacaaatgtgccttcggcgtgggatctggcaaattcttaggctttatgattagccaacgaggcattgaagctaaccccgaaaagatcaaagcaatccttgaCATGAAAGAGctagtaacttcaaaagacatccaaagccttactggcaaggtggcagccttaaccagattcatctctaaggccacagacagatgtgctcctttcttcaaagcactcaagggaaataagaagtacattacatggacggaggaatgtgccaaggcattcaggaacctcaaagagtacatgagtaaagcccctctgctctccaaaccagaagttggtgacactctcattatctatctatcggtctcggcttcagcagtcagttctgttcttatccgaaaggacagtggtgtcgaacggctcgtctactacgctagcaaggccctacaagatgcggagacacgatactccaacattgagaaattagctctagcattggtcatgtctgctcgaaaacttcgcccttatttccaagcacacgccatcatcgtgcttaccaatcaccctcttcaaCAGATACTCTAGAGTCCTGACatgtctgggcgaatgatcaaatggacaataacattgggtgagtttgacatctcctaccaaccaaaaccagccgaaaagggtcaagcagtagcagatttcatcgccgacttcacatatcctgttgacattgcttctacacctgaagcaatagcttcattaccatcggaagctcagaagatagaatcaacaaccccaacatagagtctgtatgttgatggctcatccaaccaacagggctgcggagcaggattagtctTCACTAcccttgacaaagtggcgatagaatacgctattcgtttcaaattcaaggcatcgaacaacgaggccgaatacgaagcccttctagcaggcttacgtttggccaagcatcttggagttaaacaaattgatatcttcagtgactcccaattagtggtcaaccaagtcacgaacaactttgatgctaaggatagctccatggcagcatatcttgcgcaaacacgacttttgctcaagcacttccactaccagatcacccaagttcctcgagcggcaaacagtcatgcagacgctttggcccgcctcgcctcggcagtggaagacaagattgggagaaaaattcatgttgaattgttggcagcaccaagcaccatggtcgcggaagtgtgcaatttacaacaaggagatagttggatcaccccaatttataaattccttgcccatggcaccctcccaaatgacaaagtccaagctaagcatattcgatacaagtctgctcgctacctgatcattaatgaccaactctacaagcgcggttttaccctaccatacctaagatgccttacacctgcggaggcagaaattgtccttcgggaaatacatgaaggagtctacggagatcatgctgggtctcgatccctagcacacaagacttttcgccaaggatactattggccaacactccactaagatgccatcagaatatctcgctcatgtgataagtgtcaacgctacgcaaccatccctcactcccctcccgagccactcattcctatgatcagcccttggcccttggcctaatagggacttgatttgatcggcccaatgcctgcagggaagggcaaggtctgttatgcaatcgttgcagttgactacttcacaaagtgggctgaagtagaacccttggcaaccattactgaggaaaaaatagaagacttcgtatggaagaacatcctctgcagattcggcattcccaatgcgatagtcacggacaatgggcggcagttcAACAACAAGAacttcaggatgttctgctctaagttcaacatcaacttatgttttacctctccagcccatccccagtctaatggacaagtcgatgccgttaacaaaataatcaagcgcactctgaaaactagcttggacaaagctaaaggttgttggccagaattcgtaccccaagttctttggtcataccgcacttcatatcggactttcacaggagaaactccattctcacttgcttttggtacagaagcagttgtcccggttgagcttgagcaagcaacataccgaatccaaACTACATGCAGAGTGAAAATGACAACCAAttcaccctcaacctggatctagtcgaggaacacagaaatcaggctcacctgaggaatgtcgcctacaagcagcgcatctccaactactacgactcaagggtcaaacctcgctccTTCAAAGTGGGAGAttgggtactgaagaaaagattactctgtgatagagtcccgagtgaaggaacactcagtcctaactgggatggaccgttcgaggtcgtcggcatcagccgccttggctcctacaagctcagaagctccgacggcaagacccttggccatccatggaatgctgaccacttgaagtactattacaaatagactcacattgtacaagtgttaagctacagccgttcggcatcctatgtaacaaagaccatttggtatgaattcaataaagaggtgatttagccaactcggccctaaactcttttacattccgagcaatgaaacactcaagtgttgaagcttcaacgtaaatgtttccaatacaaaacaaaatctaagtatgtgtcaataagactatacaaatgatctacatcatacattccaacacattcatacataaacatcatacattccaatacattcatacataaacatcatacattccaacacattcatacataaacatcatacattccaacacatccatacataagccaactgtgcttcgaaagggttcaacacactttgtgtcattcaacatttgccacaatgtgcctcgacaccttgcctttattctcaccaactaggtgatgaaggaactcaccttcgtgccaccaactaggtgatgaaatgtacaacccgtactctaatattatttggaaacttgccacccttatcaccaatcaggtgaagaaggaactcatcttcatgccaccaaccaggtgatgaaatgtacaacacgtactctccttcatgccaccaaccaggtgatgaaatgtacaacgcgtactctccttcatgtcactaaccaggtgatgaaatgtgatgaaaggtgattaaggaattcacattcgtaccaccaaccaagtgatgaaagaaacccaccattcattccactaaccagaagacgagtggtacaacttgtacatgtgaactcctagcattcacaaataatcaaaaaccctcaagctttacaactcaactaggggagcacttatgcctaacaagagctatagtcaccaacaaagtcttattgcaagccaacaatggcttcagggcttggtatacgaagatcaagctcttcagccctcttgcatctgcttcaaacatttctcctctgtaacaatgcaaacactacaactcatagaaagcttcacacgctcttgatcaagactgttcaaaacaaattcaatttatatggttcatccaaaccttcgactactacaagatgtggcttgcatcacaatctctcactcaacaatgtggaagcaaaatttgtatacgttgtctctcccacattttcaaatttctagttttcccaaaaaaaaaaaaaaaaaaaaaaagaggaaattggaaattgggaaattcaacaaagcttcatcaatggaggacaaatatcaatctcaaaagcttcgcactatcttcatcaagatagtgtgaagcaaaatcaatttatggtgccaacaaaagcttcatcaatggaggacaaatatcaatctcaaaagctt
It encodes the following:
- the LOC103452359 gene encoding uncharacterized protein — translated: MEMESYLVMKNQKLEASGILRKALIIPARNIKFLTFTILTSLPLFCFLIYYESHLQKIMVETLKTLNLPPREAGMNRYLTYFRLSWSIPVEVSRKLNRDFPNELFYLGFLFVVPLHLLHFVTAIPIVYLGSKIHTEESPVMTIREMVKKTFDKTRLKGTFVTFSYVLVLSSYTLLGLTWLGITYYAVFRNFNDFDALFYAVLCWPAFVGVVVMYLAWSSVWNVSVVISILDGAGGIKPFGQAIYLSSGCEWKGFSLMLIFFFWEISLRLPCLYSGCYKSRNYFGGIIAQVCLFCFGNVLKWIVCMIYFYDCKNRAVEKKLKMQAKKRVWMHPSIKLYVFLFYHIDKNLTFCGAIAKATGKNW